In the genome of Myroides phaeus, one region contains:
- a CDS encoding LytR/AlgR family response regulator transcription factor: MKIAIVEDEFLASTYLKKLLLKQVVIPIEDIIILSSVREAILFFTTNTVDLIFMDIHLGDGKSLEIFEQVEITTPIIFVTAFDSYAIQVFKQFTIDYILKPFEKPELENALIKFKNITQKFEITQTLHTLVQIEEQTTNEYRKRFLVNNGHKLKSIETADIAYFFASGKHLFIHTFDNNSYIYDDTIKDIINKLDDKVFFKINRKYIINRKAVHHIVKHNSQKIEVILTPNPEDNNTILVSKNCISELKAWLS; encoded by the coding sequence ATGAAAATTGCCATTGTAGAAGATGAATTCTTAGCATCTACGTATTTAAAAAAACTATTATTAAAACAAGTTGTAATTCCAATTGAAGATATAATAATACTATCTTCAGTAAGGGAGGCAATCCTTTTTTTTACAACTAATACAGTCGATCTAATCTTTATGGATATTCACCTCGGTGATGGCAAAAGTTTAGAGATTTTCGAACAAGTAGAAATTACTACACCAATAATTTTTGTAACTGCATTTGATTCCTATGCCATTCAAGTTTTCAAACAATTTACTATTGACTATATACTTAAACCATTTGAAAAACCGGAACTTGAAAATGCTTTAATTAAGTTCAAAAATATCACACAAAAATTTGAAATTACACAAACATTACACACACTTGTCCAGATAGAAGAACAAACGACTAATGAATATAGAAAAAGATTTTTAGTGAATAATGGACATAAATTAAAATCTATTGAAACTGCTGATATTGCCTATTTCTTTGCTTCGGGCAAGCATTTATTTATTCATACTTTTGACAACAATAGCTACATTTATGACGATACTATTAAAGATATCATCAATAAGTTAGATGACAAGGTATTCTTTAAAATTAATAGAAAATACATTATCAATCGAAAAGCTGTACATCATATCGTAAAACACAATAGTCAAAAGATCGAAGTTATCCTTACTCCTAATCCAGAAGATAATAATACTATTTTGGTCAGTAAAAACTGTATTTCTGAATTAAAAGCTTGGTTAAGCTAA
- a CDS encoding RagB/SusD family nutrient uptake outer membrane protein: MKKILVLLSGLLLGVTTISCEKFLDIEPQGKIIPKTVEDFRKVLTSAYQGYPKHKSLTNFRTDEIFIEANGENFGFLGVKDVYTFQDANPDKQTLEFGYDQFYKTIFYANQTINEGVNTMETGDEKEQLLGEAYAIRAMAYFDLTNLYAKPYNPATASTDLAIVLQNKIDIENRKPKSTMTEVYAQVHSDIDMAKKHLKVTFYDAGKNYRFTQAAIYALEARVNLYQQEYEAALVSIDKAMTYKSELQNLNTTKDISVADFKSVESILALETALQSTLQSLTYVSQDLLNAFDKENDLRFAVSFEKSGDFYVPVKTGKDNQKVSFRTSDLYMMKAEALTHLNRLGEATDALKTIINNRYKPEAASKVIASLNGLDQKAMMNAILDESFKEFAFEGRRWFDLRRLDQKEINHKLGTHVYKLIENDVRYTLPFPKKARENNPNL; the protein is encoded by the coding sequence ATGAAAAAAATATTAGTATTACTTAGTGGTTTACTCTTAGGAGTAACCACTATAAGTTGTGAAAAATTTCTTGACATTGAACCTCAAGGAAAGATTATCCCTAAAACAGTGGAAGATTTTCGAAAAGTATTAACTTCTGCTTATCAAGGTTATCCTAAACATAAATCTTTAACTAACTTTCGTACAGATGAAATTTTCATAGAAGCAAATGGAGAAAACTTTGGCTTCTTGGGTGTTAAAGATGTTTATACCTTTCAAGATGCTAATCCTGACAAACAAACCTTGGAATTTGGATATGACCAATTTTACAAAACAATCTTCTATGCTAACCAGACGATTAATGAAGGTGTTAATACAATGGAGACTGGGGATGAAAAAGAGCAATTGTTAGGAGAGGCTTATGCTATTAGAGCAATGGCTTATTTTGACTTAACAAACCTGTATGCTAAGCCATATAACCCTGCAACTGCTTCAACTGATTTAGCTATCGTATTGCAAAACAAAATTGATATTGAAAACAGAAAACCAAAGTCAACAATGACTGAAGTTTATGCTCAAGTTCACAGTGATATTGATATGGCTAAAAAGCATTTGAAAGTTACTTTCTATGACGCTGGTAAAAACTACCGTTTTACACAAGCCGCTATTTATGCTTTAGAAGCAAGAGTAAACTTATATCAACAAGAGTATGAGGCTGCACTTGTAAGCATTGATAAAGCGATGACGTATAAAAGTGAATTACAAAACTTAAATACAACTAAAGATATTTCTGTTGCAGATTTTAAATCTGTAGAGTCAATCTTAGCTTTAGAAACTGCTTTACAATCAACTTTACAATCGTTGACTTATGTATCACAAGATCTATTAAATGCATTTGATAAAGAGAACGATTTAAGATTTGCTGTATCTTTTGAAAAATCTGGAGACTTTTATGTTCCTGTAAAAACAGGTAAAGACAACCAAAAGGTGTCTTTCCGTACATCTGATTTATATATGATGAAAGCAGAGGCATTAACTCACTTAAATCGATTAGGAGAAGCTACTGATGCTCTTAAAACAATCATTAACAATAGATATAAACCAGAAGCAGCGAGTAAAGTAATAGCTTCTCTAAATGGTTTAGATCAAAAAGCGATGATGAATGCAATCTTAGATGAAAGCTTTAAAGAATTTGCTTTTGAAGGACGTAGATGGTTTGACCTAAGACGCCTTGATCAAAAAGAAATTAACCATAAATTAGGTACTCACGTATATAAACTAATTGAAAACGACGTAAGATATACATTGCCTTTCCCTAAAAAGGCAAGAGAAAATAATCCAAACTTATAG
- a CDS encoding SusC/RagA family TonB-linked outer membrane protein has translation MKKFFLLFSLLTISFVFAQEKRVITGFVQDSVDKLGLPGASVIVETQTVSNATGHDGIIESTSIGTMTDFDGNFSFQVPTDTKAIRVSFIGYESKLINLTSKEHYVVTLGADDNILNEVVITGYQTIEKRKLTSSVAQVSMADIEQAGVASVDQMLAGQIAGVAVTPQTGAPGGPAKIRIRGTASLNGPQDPLWVIDGMPLEGNDLPDLNDKGSIAELQNYSITGLNPDDILDITILKDASATAIYGARAANGVILVTTKKGKKGSMKVNFTANTFINERPNFNKLNLMNSSEKVDFELMLAGRSDIYNTRSNQGEVMRILNGTNQLDAYRNGGFDALSYEAQSAINNLKNTDTDWGKLLYRPTFNQQYGLSISGGSDLSDYYFSLGYFNEEGTTIGTGFERYNITLKDNFQVSDKLRVGVALFGAQSKKKSFVTDADSSINPSTYSRNANPYLAPYNEDGSYMYDKDISGYSGRYVPFNFMEERNNTSYELENKSLKAVFDLEYQVLEDLKLTSQLGLQLENNDTEKYLGKETYSTRKFREGTRYFKGGKPYYFLPEGGIIENFTDKYFQYNWKTQATYNAIFNDMHEIDVMAGMEIRKTDRTTIKSKGFGYDSNSLTTKPIVFPEGSTDTTDKLYETYKRAEDENAYASFFATAAYTFNRKYTVFGSVRYDGSNLFGVDPKYKYVPLWAISGSWNVTNEKFMENVDFISNLRLRASYGLQGNIDRTTSPFVIGEYQTSTILPGNPENTIQVTNAPNGTLRWEKTTNTNYGFDLGLFNNRISLGFDAYNRKSTDLIGLRALPLETGFEFTNMNWAQITNKGYEISLTTRNISNPGFSWTTTFNFSHNKSNIDKIQTSDTQRTPDREGRPVNAVFVIKTAGLDENGNILFWKDGAKVSGTEFFKLKDQMPDIYPGSGVISELTDEEYRNLYSYAGDKDPKFTGGLINTFKIKNFDITVSTAFNIKQTVLKSPSYNPGMVDPGRNYTTDLLNTWTPDNPNATLPGIIGDDYGDPFNNLSNDNWMMAKWFTGGDAGNSYRYLDIWKKDISYLRVSSIRLGYTLPKDVLNRLRLDNVRFTLEGRNLFVIGTDYDGYFDPETYGNIYAQPIQKSITLGLNVTF, from the coding sequence ATGAAGAAATTTTTCCTCCTTTTTTCACTACTAACTATTTCTTTTGTCTTTGCACAAGAGAAAAGAGTGATTACAGGTTTTGTTCAAGATAGCGTGGACAAACTTGGGTTACCTGGTGCTTCTGTGATTGTAGAAACACAAACTGTTTCTAATGCAACAGGACACGATGGTATAATTGAAAGTACAAGTATCGGTACTATGACGGACTTTGATGGGAACTTCTCATTTCAAGTACCAACAGATACAAAAGCAATTCGAGTTAGTTTTATTGGTTATGAATCTAAACTAATCAATTTAACATCGAAAGAGCACTATGTTGTAACGTTAGGTGCCGATGACAACATCTTAAACGAGGTTGTTATCACAGGTTACCAAACGATTGAAAAAAGAAAACTTACCTCGTCTGTAGCACAAGTAAGCATGGCTGATATTGAGCAAGCTGGTGTTGCAAGCGTTGATCAAATGTTAGCTGGACAAATTGCAGGGGTTGCTGTAACTCCTCAAACTGGAGCTCCTGGTGGACCTGCTAAAATAAGAATTCGTGGTACTGCATCTCTAAACGGACCTCAAGATCCTTTATGGGTTATTGACGGTATGCCTTTAGAAGGTAACGACTTACCTGATCTAAACGATAAAGGAAGTATTGCTGAATTACAAAACTACTCTATCACAGGTCTAAACCCTGATGATATCTTAGATATCACTATTCTTAAAGATGCTTCTGCAACAGCTATTTATGGTGCAAGAGCTGCTAATGGTGTAATCTTAGTTACCACTAAAAAAGGGAAAAAAGGGTCTATGAAAGTAAACTTTACGGCTAATACTTTCATCAACGAAAGACCTAACTTTAATAAGTTGAATCTAATGAATTCATCTGAAAAAGTAGACTTTGAATTAATGTTAGCTGGTAGAAGTGACATCTATAATACACGTTCTAACCAAGGTGAAGTAATGCGTATTCTAAATGGCACGAACCAATTAGATGCCTACAGAAATGGTGGTTTTGACGCTTTAAGCTATGAAGCACAATCTGCAATTAACAATTTAAAAAACACTGATACTGATTGGGGTAAATTATTATACCGTCCTACTTTTAACCAACAATACGGTTTAAGTATTTCTGGTGGTTCTGATTTATCTGATTACTACTTCTCATTAGGTTATTTTAATGAAGAAGGAACAACTATTGGAACAGGATTTGAACGTTACAACATCACGTTAAAAGACAACTTTCAAGTTAGTGATAAATTAAGAGTTGGTGTAGCATTATTTGGAGCTCAATCTAAAAAGAAAAGCTTTGTTACTGATGCTGATTCAAGTATTAATCCGTCTACTTATTCAAGAAATGCGAATCCTTATTTAGCACCATATAACGAAGATGGTAGCTATATGTATGACAAAGATATATCAGGATATAGTGGAAGATATGTTCCTTTTAACTTTATGGAAGAAAGAAACAATACAAGCTATGAATTAGAAAATAAATCATTAAAAGCTGTATTTGACTTAGAGTACCAAGTGTTAGAAGATTTAAAATTGACTTCTCAATTAGGCTTGCAATTAGAGAATAATGACACTGAAAAGTACTTAGGAAAAGAAACATACTCTACACGAAAATTCCGTGAAGGTACTCGTTACTTCAAAGGAGGAAAACCATATTATTTCTTACCTGAAGGAGGAATTATTGAAAACTTTACTGATAAATACTTCCAATACAACTGGAAAACACAAGCTACTTATAATGCTATCTTTAATGATATGCACGAAATAGATGTAATGGCTGGTATGGAAATTCGTAAAACCGACCGTACGACTATCAAGTCTAAAGGGTTTGGTTATGATTCAAATTCATTAACAACAAAACCTATTGTTTTTCCTGAAGGAAGTACTGACACTACTGATAAACTATACGAAACATATAAAAGAGCAGAAGATGAAAATGCCTATGCTTCATTCTTTGCTACAGCTGCCTATACTTTTAATAGAAAATATACTGTTTTTGGAAGTGTTAGATATGATGGTTCTAACTTATTTGGTGTTGACCCTAAATATAAATATGTACCATTATGGGCTATTTCAGGTTCTTGGAATGTAACGAATGAGAAGTTTATGGAAAATGTTGATTTCATCAGCAATTTGCGTTTACGTGCTTCTTATGGTTTACAAGGAAATATTGATAGAACAACTTCTCCTTTTGTAATTGGAGAATACCAAACATCAACTATATTACCAGGTAATCCAGAAAACACTATTCAAGTAACAAATGCTCCTAACGGAACATTGAGATGGGAGAAAACAACGAATACAAACTACGGATTTGACTTAGGATTATTCAATAACAGAATTTCTTTGGGGTTTGACGCTTATAATAGAAAAAGTACTGACTTAATTGGATTAAGAGCATTACCTCTTGAAACAGGTTTTGAATTTACTAATATGAACTGGGCTCAAATAACAAATAAAGGTTATGAAATTTCTTTGACAACAAGAAATATCTCAAATCCTGGATTTAGTTGGACTACTACATTCAATTTTTCTCACAACAAAAGTAACATTGACAAAATTCAAACATCGGATACACAAAGAACACCTGATCGTGAAGGAAGACCTGTTAATGCAGTATTCGTAATCAAAACTGCTGGTCTTGACGAAAATGGTAATATCTTATTTTGGAAAGATGGGGCAAAAGTTTCGGGTACTGAATTCTTCAAGTTAAAAGATCAAATGCCTGACATCTATCCTGGTTCTGGAGTAATTTCTGAATTAACTGATGAAGAATACAGAAACTTATATTCTTATGCAGGAGATAAAGATCCTAAGTTTACAGGAGGTTTAATCAACACTTTTAAAATTAAAAACTTTGATATTACAGTATCTACTGCATTTAACATCAAGCAAACAGTTTTAAAATCACCTTCGTATAACCCTGGAATGGTTGACCCTGGAAGAAATTATACTACAGATTTATTGAATACTTGGACTCCAGATAATCCAAATGCTACATTACCTGGAATCATTGGAGATGACTATGGAGACCCTTTCAATAACTTAAGTAATGACAATTGGATGATGGCGAAATGGTTTACTGGTGGGGATGCTGGAAACTCATATAGATACTTAGATATTTGGAAAAAAGATATTAGCTATTTGCGTGTTAGTAGTATTCGTTTAGGTTATACATTACCTAAAGATGTTTTAAATAGATTAAGATTAGACAATGTAAGATTTACATTAGAAGGTCGTAACTTATTTGTTATTGGAACTGATTACGATGGTTATTTTGATCCTGAAACGTATGGTAATATCTACGCTCAACCTATTCAAAAATCAATCACGTTAGGACTTAATGTAACTTTCTAA
- a CDS encoding zinc-dependent metalloprotease translates to MNKNAVKLTISALLLSCGLSQATYALAPKKKATPKAEKEVTKEKDSTDSKKNNYADLLKKGTYKKGMFNTIQVKTDVYFEIPDSLLNRQFLIVNKLSQVPLEVNDAGANKGMNYENKLITFHKDTLANKVWVKTETTRVTSPEKDAITESVKNNFIQSVLEVFDIEAQNPDSTSTVIKVNKVFDGSQKSFNDVLTGLGLPTSIKTNLSFIEGVKTFPENIVVKSLMTTSVNEGTGDMPVSLGVTSNIVLLAKEPMQPRIADKRVGFFTEKNWFFSDAQHKMEQREFITKWRMEPKEEDIEKYLRGELVEPKKPIVYYIDPATPPQWRQKIIAGVHDWQVAFEKAGFKNAIIAKEPTEDDLDFDIDDVRYSVITYAASPKANAMGPSVMDPRSGEILEADIIWWHNVMTSVHSWMRIQTGPIDPKARANKFTDEHMGEAIRFVSSHEVGHTFGLKHNMGASFAFPVDSLRSKEFTDKMGGTAPSIMDYARYNYVAQPQDGVTAITPQIGLYDKYAIEWGYRWYPDQETEKKALRKMIEDHQNDPMYFYGEQQSFLNIVDPRSQSEDLGDDAMKASEYGLENLKIVVKNIIPWTYDEGEDYYEAGKLYMGAVGQWQMYNQHVLSNIGGVYLDHAVYGNNKKAYAPVPYDTQKRAVEYLAKHALEIPNWLFFNDVVEKTYSLKDSPVGPFEYSPYSLARELQYTTIYYTLMDERLLRLLENEVLEAEMKTEKNFTINDLFTMLNNEIFAKTNKGKALSIFDRMTQKNYVDALIIDVNKLFEKTNKKGLVANTSLQFPTLCNHLEGDKELRNINYTVMKRVSEVTSYKKAELIKIKKQLSKKKNTGDKATKAHYFDIINRIDEALNLQ, encoded by the coding sequence ATGAATAAAAACGCGGTAAAACTAACTATCAGTGCATTACTACTTTCTTGTGGGCTATCACAGGCAACTTATGCCTTGGCTCCAAAAAAGAAAGCAACACCAAAAGCTGAAAAAGAAGTTACCAAAGAAAAGGATTCAACAGATAGTAAAAAAAACAACTATGCTGATTTACTAAAGAAAGGAACTTATAAGAAGGGAATGTTCAATACAATTCAAGTAAAAACGGATGTGTATTTTGAAATTCCAGATAGCTTATTAAACCGCCAATTCTTAATTGTAAATAAATTATCCCAAGTTCCTTTAGAAGTTAATGATGCAGGAGCAAATAAAGGAATGAATTATGAAAATAAATTAATTACATTCCACAAAGATACATTAGCAAATAAAGTATGGGTTAAGACAGAAACAACACGCGTTACGTCCCCAGAAAAAGACGCTATAACAGAATCAGTTAAAAACAACTTCATTCAATCTGTACTTGAGGTATTTGATATTGAAGCACAAAACCCTGATTCTACTTCAACAGTTATTAAAGTAAATAAAGTATTTGACGGAAGTCAAAAAAGTTTTAATGACGTATTAACTGGATTAGGACTTCCAACATCTATTAAAACAAACTTATCCTTTATAGAAGGTGTAAAAACATTTCCTGAAAACATCGTTGTGAAGTCATTAATGACTACAAGTGTAAATGAAGGAACTGGAGATATGCCCGTTTCATTAGGTGTGACAAGTAATATTGTATTGCTTGCAAAAGAGCCTATGCAACCTCGTATCGCTGATAAAAGAGTTGGTTTTTTTACAGAAAAAAACTGGTTCTTTAGTGATGCTCAACACAAAATGGAGCAACGAGAATTTATTACTAAATGGCGTATGGAGCCAAAAGAAGAGGATATTGAAAAATACCTTCGCGGCGAATTAGTAGAGCCTAAAAAACCAATTGTATACTATATTGACCCAGCTACTCCACCACAATGGAGACAAAAAATTATAGCAGGTGTTCACGATTGGCAAGTAGCTTTTGAAAAAGCTGGTTTTAAAAATGCCATTATTGCAAAAGAACCAACTGAAGACGACTTAGATTTCGATATTGATGACGTTCGTTATTCTGTTATTACGTATGCTGCATCACCGAAAGCAAATGCTATGGGCCCTTCTGTAATGGATCCAAGAAGTGGTGAAATCCTTGAGGCTGATATTATTTGGTGGCACAATGTAATGACATCTGTTCATAGTTGGATGAGAATTCAAACAGGACCTATTGATCCAAAAGCAAGAGCTAACAAATTTACAGATGAACATATGGGTGAAGCTATTCGCTTTGTTTCGTCTCACGAAGTTGGGCATACTTTTGGTTTAAAACACAATATGGGGGCTTCTTTCGCCTTCCCTGTTGATTCATTGCGTTCTAAAGAGTTTACTGATAAAATGGGAGGAACTGCTCCTTCAATTATGGACTATGCACGTTATAACTACGTTGCACAACCACAAGACGGAGTTACTGCAATTACTCCTCAAATCGGGTTATATGACAAATATGCTATAGAATGGGGATATCGTTGGTACCCTGACCAAGAAACAGAGAAAAAAGCACTTCGCAAGATGATCGAGGACCATCAAAATGATCCTATGTACTTCTATGGAGAGCAACAAAGTTTCTTAAACATCGTTGACCCACGTTCTCAATCTGAAGACTTAGGTGATGATGCTATGAAAGCAAGTGAATACGGACTTGAAAACTTAAAAATAGTAGTTAAAAATATTATTCCTTGGACTTACGACGAGGGAGAGGATTATTATGAAGCTGGTAAATTATACATGGGCGCTGTCGGACAGTGGCAAATGTATAACCAACATGTACTTTCAAATATCGGAGGGGTTTATTTAGACCATGCTGTATACGGAAACAACAAAAAAGCATACGCACCTGTACCTTACGATACACAAAAAAGAGCTGTTGAATACTTGGCTAAACACGCATTAGAAATTCCAAATTGGTTATTCTTTAATGATGTTGTTGAAAAAACATATAGTTTAAAAGACTCTCCTGTAGGTCCATTTGAATATTCTCCTTACTCATTAGCAAGAGAATTACAATACACTACTATATACTATACTTTGATGGACGAACGCTTATTACGTCTATTAGAAAATGAAGTATTAGAAGCGGAAATGAAAACTGAAAAGAATTTTACTATTAATGACTTGTTTACAATGCTTAATAATGAGATTTTTGCAAAAACAAATAAAGGTAAAGCCCTTTCAATTTTCGACCGTATGACTCAAAAGAACTATGTTGATGCGTTGATCATTGATGTAAACAAGTTATTTGAGAAAACGAATAAAAAAGGATTAGTTGCTAACACATCTTTACAATTTCCAACATTGTGTAATCACCTTGAAGGAGATAAAGAATTGAGAAACATTAACTACACAGTTATGAAAAGAGTATCTGAAGTTACTTCTTATAAAAAAGCTGAGTTAATCAAAATCAAAAAGCAATTATCTAAAAAGAAGAATACAGGAGATAAAGCTACAAAAGCTCACTACTTTGATATAATCAATCGTATTGACGAGGCTTTAAATCTTCAGTAA
- a CDS encoding histidine kinase, giving the protein MKTPNNRYISRKAFIAIGTAILAITMISIYFLSSSINNSNQETYKYITQKNFYQKLGALEMEFQNLDEHLLSLGEITETSSIQDLKMKFDVLSKVYNNGNIIRLNWFLVINEQNQVIDYYLGANRQFHNDHTFVKTILANPTSSVVNNFVVKDNHYYWLIYNSRSLEDGNKLIYGITLDMESFHKYLTTIDVSTPNYAYIFTKEGLCIYHPEISIIGKNVFELSSLKPQDTISSFKAKEPPVVLSEYLNLEVFRFISPFNSKNFKGYITVNFPKFNVDDNVKPIQRNTILIFITTVSLIVVLFYFFSQANKRAHLEKKELAIENEKVNKEKALMQLQQLKNQINPHFLFNSLNSLYMLIDINPDTAQKFTLNLSKTYRYLITPPEDNIVDLNDEITFIQKYITLQQIRFSKELHFELVNKNGNHTDKKIPYLALQITVENALKHNIATTENPLLIQVIIERDYIIVTNNYNPKKSHQQGELFGLKYLQSIYKYYNKTDFIARQEGDTFVCILPLF; this is encoded by the coding sequence TTGAAAACACCTAACAACAGATACATTTCTCGAAAAGCATTTATTGCAATTGGAACAGCTATTTTAGCTATAACAATGATTTCTATTTACTTCTTGAGTTCGTCTATCAATAACAGTAATCAAGAAACCTATAAATATATTACACAAAAGAACTTTTATCAAAAATTAGGTGCTCTTGAAATGGAGTTTCAGAATTTAGATGAACATCTCTTATCCTTAGGTGAAATTACTGAAACAAGCTCTATTCAAGACCTAAAGATGAAATTTGATGTTTTGTCAAAAGTTTATAACAACGGAAATATAATTCGCTTGAATTGGTTTTTGGTTATTAACGAACAAAACCAAGTTATTGATTATTATCTTGGTGCCAATAGACAATTTCACAATGACCACACTTTTGTGAAGACAATCTTAGCTAATCCAACCTCCTCAGTAGTAAACAATTTTGTTGTTAAAGACAACCATTACTATTGGCTGATTTACAATAGTCGCTCTTTAGAAGATGGAAATAAACTAATCTATGGGATTACTTTAGATATGGAAAGTTTTCATAAATATTTGACTACAATAGATGTTTCAACTCCTAATTATGCATATATATTCACCAAAGAAGGATTGTGTATTTATCATCCTGAGATAAGTATAATAGGAAAAAATGTATTTGAGTTATCAAGTCTAAAACCACAAGATACTATTAGCTCCTTTAAAGCAAAAGAACCTCCTGTAGTACTGTCTGAATACTTAAATTTAGAAGTATTTCGCTTTATAAGCCCTTTTAACTCTAAGAACTTCAAAGGGTATATCACAGTTAATTTTCCAAAGTTTAATGTAGACGACAATGTAAAACCTATTCAAAGAAATACTATACTTATCTTTATTACAACTGTTTCTTTAATTGTAGTACTTTTTTATTTTTTTAGCCAAGCTAACAAACGTGCGCACTTAGAGAAAAAAGAATTAGCAATAGAAAACGAAAAAGTAAATAAAGAGAAAGCGTTAATGCAGTTACAACAACTAAAAAATCAAATCAATCCGCATTTCTTGTTTAACTCATTAAACTCACTTTATATGCTCATTGATATTAATCCAGATACTGCACAAAAATTCACATTAAATCTGAGCAAAACATATCGTTACCTAATTACCCCTCCCGAAGATAATATCGTTGATTTGAATGACGAAATAACCTTTATTCAAAAATATATTACACTACAACAGATTAGATTTTCAAAAGAATTACACTTTGAATTAGTTAATAAGAATGGCAATCATACAGATAAAAAAATCCCTTATTTAGCATTGCAAATTACAGTTGAAAATGCACTAAAACACAATATTGCAACAACTGAAAATCCGCTACTAATTCAAGTCATTATTGAACGAGATTATATTATTGTAACTAACAATTACAATCCTAAAAAGTCTCATCAACAAGGAGAGTTATTTGGTTTAAAATACTTACAATCAATTTATAAATATTACAATAAAACTGATTTTATAGCAAGACAAGAAGGAGATACTTTTGTGTGTATCTTACCTTTATTCTAA
- a CDS encoding exo-beta-N-acetylmuramidase NamZ domain-containing protein, which yields MVSNSTFKNTFLFLVCLLVSCLNVNCRATNKKPLAKSIDTTLLVGAENTALYFDKLQNKNIGILTNQTGVIRSNTSTDNYDTSIVDFLLANNIAVKKIYAPEHGFRGNADAGELIKDGKDIKTGLPIISLYGNSKKPSKEHLAGIDIMLFDLQDVGARFYTYISSLHYLMEACAENNIPLIVLDRPNPNIGIVDGPTLEMENKSFVGMHPIPAMHGMTIGEYAQMINGEKWLNKGVQCNLTIVPNTNYNRSITYSLPVPPSPNLPNQKAINLYASLCFFEGTNVSSGRGTNLQFQVYGSPFLTNMPYTFTPKPNAGAKAPMNNGKLCYGENLSQEEDVTKLEIKWLLKAYQSSKNKTNFFNNFFIKLAGTKSLKEQIIAGKTEQQIRSTWQNGLENFKQKRKPYLIY from the coding sequence ATGGTATCAAATTCAACGTTCAAAAATACATTTTTATTCTTAGTATGTCTATTGGTTTCTTGCTTAAATGTAAATTGTCGTGCTACAAATAAAAAGCCTCTTGCAAAAAGCATTGACACTACTTTATTAGTTGGTGCTGAAAACACAGCATTGTATTTTGACAAATTACAAAACAAGAATATAGGAATTCTGACTAATCAAACAGGAGTTATCAGAAGCAATACATCTACTGATAATTATGATACTTCTATTGTTGATTTTCTTTTAGCTAATAATATAGCTGTGAAAAAAATATATGCACCTGAACACGGTTTTAGAGGAAATGCTGATGCAGGTGAATTAATTAAAGATGGTAAAGACATTAAAACAGGGTTACCTATTATATCTTTATACGGAAATAGTAAAAAACCATCTAAAGAACACTTAGCTGGAATTGATATTATGCTTTTTGACTTACAAGATGTAGGTGCACGTTTTTATACCTATATTTCTTCATTACATTACTTGATGGAAGCTTGTGCTGAAAACAACATTCCTCTTATTGTATTAGATCGTCCTAATCCCAATATTGGTATAGTAGACGGCCCCACTTTAGAAATGGAAAATAAGAGTTTCGTTGGTATGCATCCAATTCCTGCTATGCACGGAATGACTATTGGTGAATACGCTCAGATGATTAATGGTGAAAAATGGTTGAATAAAGGTGTACAATGTAACTTAACAATCGTGCCAAATACAAACTACAATCGTAGTATTACTTATTCATTACCTGTACCTCCTTCTCCAAACTTACCTAATCAAAAAGCGATAAACTTATATGCAAGTTTATGTTTCTTTGAAGGAACAAATGTTAGTTCTGGTAGAGGTACAAACTTACAATTTCAAGTATATGGTTCTCCTTTCTTAACTAATATGCCCTACACTTTTACACCAAAACCAAATGCTGGTGCTAAAGCCCCAATGAACAATGGTAAGTTATGTTATGGAGAGAACTTATCTCAAGAAGAAGACGTAACTAAACTCGAAATTAAATGGTTGTTAAAAGCTTATCAGAGTTCTAAAAATAAAACTAATTTTTTCAATAATTTCTTTATTAAATTAGCAGGTACTAAATCATTAAAAGAACAAATTATTGCTGGTAAAACTGAGCAACAAATCAGAAGTACTTGGCAAAATGGTTTGGAAAATTTCAAACAAAAACGTAAACCGTATCTAATTTATTAG